From the Micromonospora sediminicola genome, one window contains:
- a CDS encoding cellulose binding domain-containing protein: MSRTRRPGSSPGAAITSSPWILVAIGVIVMVVLLVVALGSVRGRRTFPAAAPSDPVMSLPGLPSSPPTPSGGPAAPPSTAARPVVPGLSPRSTVLPAAPTPVAPTSSPRAGGRPAPPPPPPAPPSAVTGRYAVVSTFDGGFIGEVRLVNTGGAAQGWTVRLTFPGGRLVTAWVQGAEQGTFGFADDVFTYRSGVDLAAGASVPVQFHIERAGSRPASCAVDGVTCAGL; encoded by the coding sequence ATGTCCCGTACGCGTCGCCCCGGCTCCTCGCCCGGGGCCGCCATCACCTCGTCGCCCTGGATCCTGGTCGCGATCGGGGTCATCGTGATGGTGGTGCTGCTGGTGGTGGCGCTCGGCTCGGTGCGGGGCCGGCGGACGTTCCCGGCGGCCGCGCCGTCGGACCCGGTGATGTCGCTGCCGGGGCTGCCGTCGTCCCCGCCCACCCCCTCCGGCGGCCCGGCCGCCCCGCCGAGCACGGCCGCGCGGCCCGTGGTCCCGGGGCTGTCCCCGCGGTCGACCGTGCTGCCCGCCGCGCCGACGCCGGTCGCGCCGACGAGCAGCCCGCGCGCCGGCGGCCGACCCGCCCCGCCGCCTCCGCCGCCGGCCCCGCCGTCCGCGGTGACCGGCCGGTACGCGGTGGTGAGCACCTTCGACGGCGGTTTCATCGGCGAGGTGCGGCTGGTCAACACCGGCGGCGCGGCGCAGGGTTGGACGGTGCGGCTGACGTTCCCCGGGGGCCGGCTGGTCACGGCCTGGGTGCAGGGTGCCGAGCAGGGCACGTTCGGCTTCGCCGACGACGTGTTCACCTACCGCAGCGGTGTCGACCTGGCCGCGGGCGCGTCGGTGCCGGTGCAGTTCCACATCGAACGGGCGGGCTCCCGTCCGGCGAGCTGCGCGGTCGACGGCGTGACCTGCGCCGGGCTCTGA
- the pulA gene encoding pullulanase-type alpha-1,6-glucosidase, with protein MKPPPISPKALLALVSSLVLTLVGVPVALHQLNADGADRATTPDVLAAGNAPQWDREPSADTLLKAGRTTAKAEQFYFVLPDRFANGDKRNDTGGLRGDRLATGLDPKDKGFYHGGDLKGVIDKMDYIQGMGTTAIWLAPIFKNRPVQGTGADVSAGYHGYWITDFTQVDPHFGTNAELKKLVDLAHRRGIKVYLDIIVNHTADIIRYAEDKYGYVDKKTAPYTDTRGRAFEDRNYADGTRKFPAVDSTSFPYTPTFASPADAKVKVPAWLNDPTMYHNRGDSTFAGENSEYGDFFGLDDLWTERPEVVRGMTDIYGQWIGKAGVDGFRLDTVKHANLDFWPQFTRGIDAYAAKAGKKDFFMFGEVYSADQAIESTYVRQGGLPATLDFSFQEAARGYTAADGSAKALADVYAKDDLYSARDTNANRLTTFLGNHDMGRIGSFIAAAGGDDAAQLRRDQLAHQLMFLTRGQPVVYSGDEQGFTGPGGDKDARQDMFASRTADYLDDDLIGTTRTHAVDQYDTRHPLYRTIAELGKLRAAHPALRDGVQVTRHAADGPGVFAFSRVLPSDRVEYVAAVNNASTPQTVTVDTWSAGTRFTGVYGGAATATAGGDGKLSLTVPAMSAVVLKADRAIPAAGAAPRITLSEPGDAPVPTRTAITAQVEGDPLATVTFAARVPGGRWTLLGTADRAPYTVHHDLTGLAGGTKVEYKAVVRDGKGRTATARTTGTVGTPAQGASRDWAIVHYQRPAGGYDDWGLYAWGDIDPAYATEWPKGQPFAGEDSYGRFAWVKLKPGAKSVGFLVVDKDGNKDVANDRTIDVTQTGEVWVKQGDPTLYPTRQAATGEPDPPVDQGTAVIHWRKADGNYDGWGLHLWDGAANPTDWAAPLKPEKIDAYGAVFRVPLAAGATGLSYILHKGDEKDQPDDQRLDLTAVGHEVWLLAGVKGRLLPAATTGAAKDLDLTKQKAQWIDRSTVAWATGPTDGKRYALVAAPAGGIGIADGELTGTYTTLPLRAQRNGLTEAQRQAYPQLWTYRAFTLDRADLAKVPAALRGQLVVTERDAEGALLGATGVQIPGVLDDVYAAATGAKLGPTFAGRVPTLAVWAPTARKVSLQLFDSPTAQPSTVAMSRNDRTGVWSVRGTKAWTGRYYRYQVEAWQPAAQKVVTASVTDPYSVALAPNSTHSQIVDLSDPALAPAGWSKLRKPAAAPASKAQISELSVRDFSIADSTVPAERRGTYLAFTDPKTAGMTHLRALGDAGVNYLHLLPAFDFATIPEKRTDQARPACDLAKLPPDSEEQQKCVAAVAETDGYNWGYDPLHYTVPEGGYAVDPSGAKRTTEFRQMVAGVNQAGLRVVMDVVYNHTSAAGTDGKSVLDQVVPGYYHRLLDDGAVANSTCCANTAPEHAMMGKLVVDSLVTWAKAYKVDGFRFDLMGHHPKANILAVRAALDKLTLARDGVDGRKILLYGEGWNFGEVANDARFVQATQANMAGTGIGTFNDRLRDAVRGGGPFDANPRVQGFASGLFTDPNGDAVNGSAAEQKARLLHGHDLIKVGLTGNLRDYRFTDSSGKTVTGAQVDYNGSPAGYTAAPGEAVTYVDAHDNEILYDALAYKLPQGTSAQDRARMQVLALATTALGQGTGFVTAGSERLRSKSLDRNSYNSGDWFNQIRWDCAQGNGFGAGLPPEQDNKDKWPYAKPLLADPKLVPDCAAIELADARYAELLRVRRSSPVFGLSTAEQVQKRVAFPLSGDKETPGVLTMTLDARGLDGKWKSVTVVFNATPETAKQTVSGLRGATVALHPVLRDSADPALRTASFDRAKGTFTVPARSVAVFVQS; from the coding sequence ATGAAACCGCCGCCGATATCCCCCAAGGCGCTGCTCGCCCTGGTCTCCTCCCTCGTACTCACCCTCGTCGGCGTTCCGGTGGCCCTCCACCAGCTGAACGCCGACGGCGCCGACCGCGCCACCACCCCCGACGTGCTCGCGGCCGGAAACGCCCCGCAGTGGGACCGCGAGCCGTCCGCCGACACGCTGCTCAAGGCCGGCCGGACCACCGCCAAGGCGGAGCAGTTCTACTTCGTGCTGCCGGACCGCTTCGCCAACGGCGACAAGCGCAACGACACCGGCGGCCTCCGTGGCGACCGGCTCGCCACCGGCCTGGACCCGAAGGACAAGGGCTTCTACCACGGCGGCGACCTCAAGGGCGTCATCGACAAGATGGACTACATCCAGGGGATGGGCACCACCGCCATCTGGCTGGCGCCGATCTTCAAGAACCGGCCGGTGCAGGGCACCGGCGCCGACGTCTCGGCCGGCTACCACGGCTACTGGATCACCGACTTCACCCAGGTCGACCCGCACTTCGGCACCAACGCGGAGCTGAAGAAGCTGGTGGACCTGGCGCACCGGCGCGGGATCAAGGTCTACCTCGACATCATCGTCAACCACACCGCCGACATCATCCGGTACGCCGAGGACAAGTACGGCTACGTGGACAAGAAGACCGCGCCGTACACGGACACGCGGGGGCGGGCCTTCGAGGACCGCAACTACGCCGACGGCACGCGGAAGTTCCCGGCGGTGGACTCGACGTCGTTCCCGTACACCCCGACGTTCGCCAGCCCGGCCGACGCGAAGGTCAAGGTCCCGGCGTGGCTCAACGACCCGACCATGTACCACAACCGCGGCGACTCCACCTTCGCCGGTGAGAACAGCGAGTACGGCGACTTCTTCGGCCTCGACGACCTGTGGACCGAGCGTCCCGAGGTGGTGCGGGGCATGACCGACATCTACGGCCAGTGGATCGGCAAGGCCGGTGTCGACGGCTTCCGCCTGGACACGGTCAAGCACGCCAACCTCGACTTCTGGCCGCAGTTCACCCGGGGCATCGACGCCTACGCGGCGAAGGCCGGCAAGAAGGACTTCTTCATGTTCGGCGAGGTCTACAGCGCCGACCAGGCGATCGAGTCGACCTACGTGCGGCAGGGCGGCCTGCCCGCCACGCTCGACTTCTCGTTCCAGGAGGCCGCGCGCGGGTACACCGCCGCCGACGGCTCGGCCAAGGCGCTCGCCGACGTGTACGCCAAGGACGACCTCTACTCCGCCCGCGACACGAACGCGAACCGGCTCACCACGTTCCTCGGCAACCACGACATGGGCCGGATCGGCTCGTTCATCGCCGCGGCCGGCGGGGACGACGCCGCCCAGCTGCGCCGAGACCAGCTCGCCCACCAGCTGATGTTCCTCACCCGCGGTCAGCCGGTGGTCTACTCCGGCGACGAGCAGGGCTTCACCGGCCCCGGTGGGGACAAGGACGCCCGCCAGGACATGTTCGCCTCGCGCACGGCGGACTACCTCGACGACGACCTGATCGGCACCACCCGCACCCACGCCGTGGACCAGTACGACACCCGGCACCCGCTCTACCGGACCATCGCCGAGCTGGGCAAGCTGCGGGCCGCGCACCCGGCGCTGCGCGACGGCGTCCAGGTCACCCGCCACGCCGCCGACGGCCCGGGCGTCTTCGCGTTCTCCCGCGTCCTTCCGTCCGATCGGGTGGAGTACGTCGCGGCGGTGAACAACGCCTCGACCCCGCAGACTGTCACCGTGGACACGTGGTCGGCCGGCACCCGCTTCACCGGCGTGTACGGCGGCGCCGCCACCGCCACGGCCGGCGGCGACGGCAAGCTGAGCCTCACCGTGCCGGCGATGTCGGCCGTGGTGCTCAAGGCCGACCGGGCCATCCCGGCGGCCGGCGCGGCCCCGCGGATCACGCTCAGCGAGCCGGGTGACGCGCCGGTGCCCACCCGGACCGCGATCACCGCCCAGGTCGAGGGCGACCCGCTGGCCACCGTCACGTTCGCCGCCCGGGTCCCCGGCGGCAGGTGGACGCTGCTGGGCACCGCCGACCGGGCCCCGTACACGGTGCACCACGACCTGACCGGCCTGGCCGGCGGCACGAAGGTCGAGTACAAGGCGGTGGTCCGCGACGGCAAGGGCCGGACCGCCACCGCCCGCACCACCGGCACCGTCGGCACGCCGGCCCAGGGCGCGTCCCGGGACTGGGCGATCGTGCACTACCAGCGCCCGGCCGGTGGGTACGACGACTGGGGGCTCTACGCCTGGGGGGACATCGACCCGGCGTACGCCACCGAGTGGCCGAAGGGGCAGCCGTTCGCCGGTGAGGACTCGTACGGCCGGTTCGCCTGGGTGAAGCTCAAGCCGGGCGCGAAGTCGGTCGGCTTCCTCGTGGTCGACAAAGACGGCAACAAGGACGTGGCGAACGACCGCACCATCGACGTGACCCAGACCGGCGAGGTCTGGGTGAAGCAGGGCGACCCGACGCTCTACCCGACCCGGCAGGCCGCCACCGGCGAGCCCGACCCGCCGGTCGACCAGGGCACCGCGGTCATCCACTGGCGCAAGGCCGACGGCAACTACGACGGCTGGGGCCTGCACCTGTGGGACGGCGCGGCCAACCCGACCGACTGGGCGGCCCCGCTCAAGCCGGAGAAGATCGACGCCTACGGCGCGGTGTTCCGGGTGCCCCTCGCCGCCGGCGCGACCGGGCTGAGCTACATCTTGCACAAGGGCGACGAGAAGGACCAGCCGGACGACCAGCGGCTGGACCTGACCGCCGTCGGGCACGAGGTCTGGCTGCTGGCCGGGGTCAAGGGTCGGCTGCTGCCGGCCGCCACCACCGGCGCCGCCAAGGACCTCGACCTGACCAAGCAGAAGGCGCAGTGGATCGACCGGTCCACCGTCGCCTGGGCCACCGGACCGACCGACGGCAAGCGGTACGCGCTGGTCGCCGCCCCGGCCGGCGGGATCGGCATCGCCGACGGCGAGCTGACCGGCACGTACACCACGCTGCCGCTGCGGGCGCAGCGCAACGGGCTGACCGAGGCGCAACGGCAGGCGTACCCCCAGCTCTGGACCTATCGCGCGTTCACGCTGGACCGCGCCGACCTGGCCAAGGTGCCGGCGGCGCTGCGCGGGCAGCTCGTGGTCACCGAGCGGGACGCCGAGGGCGCCCTGCTCGGCGCCACCGGGGTGCAGATCCCGGGCGTGCTCGACGACGTCTACGCGGCGGCCACCGGCGCGAAGCTCGGCCCGACGTTCGCCGGCCGGGTGCCCACCCTGGCCGTCTGGGCGCCGACCGCCCGCAAGGTGTCGCTGCAGCTGTTCGACTCGCCGACGGCACAGCCGAGCACGGTGGCGATGAGCCGCAACGACCGCACCGGCGTCTGGTCGGTGCGCGGCACCAAGGCGTGGACCGGCCGCTACTACCGCTACCAGGTCGAGGCCTGGCAGCCGGCGGCGCAGAAGGTGGTCACCGCGTCGGTGACCGACCCGTACTCGGTGGCGCTCGCGCCGAACTCGACGCACAGCCAGATCGTCGACCTGAGCGACCCGGCGCTCGCGCCGGCCGGCTGGTCGAAGCTGCGCAAGCCCGCGGCGGCGCCCGCGTCCAAGGCGCAGATCTCCGAGCTGTCGGTGCGCGACTTCTCGATCGCCGACAGCACGGTCCCGGCGGAGAGGCGGGGCACCTACCTCGCCTTCACCGACCCGAAGACCGCCGGGATGACGCACCTGCGGGCGCTCGGCGACGCCGGGGTCAACTACCTGCACCTGCTGCCCGCGTTCGACTTCGCCACGATCCCGGAGAAGCGAACCGACCAGGCCCGGCCCGCCTGTGACCTGGCGAAGCTGCCGCCGGACTCGGAGGAGCAGCAGAAGTGCGTCGCGGCGGTCGCCGAGACCGACGGCTACAACTGGGGGTACGACCCGCTGCACTACACCGTCCCGGAGGGCGGCTACGCGGTCGACCCGAGCGGCGCGAAGCGCACCACCGAGTTCCGGCAGATGGTCGCCGGGGTGAACCAGGCAGGCCTGCGGGTGGTCATGGACGTGGTCTACAACCACACCTCGGCGGCGGGCACCGACGGAAAGTCGGTGCTCGACCAGGTGGTGCCCGGCTACTACCACCGGTTGCTGGACGACGGCGCGGTCGCCAACTCGACCTGCTGCGCCAACACGGCCCCGGAGCACGCCATGATGGGCAAGCTCGTGGTGGACTCGCTGGTCACCTGGGCCAAGGCGTACAAGGTGGACGGCTTCCGGTTCGACCTGATGGGTCACCACCCGAAGGCGAACATCCTGGCCGTGCGGGCCGCGCTGGACAAGCTCACGCTCGCCCGCGACGGGGTGGACGGCCGGAAGATCCTGCTCTACGGCGAGGGTTGGAACTTCGGCGAGGTCGCCAACGACGCCCGGTTCGTCCAGGCCACCCAGGCCAACATGGCCGGCACCGGGATCGGCACGTTCAACGACCGGCTCCGCGACGCGGTGCGCGGCGGCGGACCGTTCGACGCCAACCCGCGCGTGCAGGGCTTCGCCTCCGGCCTGTTCACCGACCCCAACGGGGACGCGGTGAACGGCTCGGCGGCCGAGCAGAAGGCCCGGCTGCTGCACGGCCACGACCTGATCAAGGTGGGCCTGACCGGCAACCTGCGCGACTACCGGTTCACCGACTCCTCCGGGAAGACGGTCACCGGCGCCCAGGTCGACTACAACGGCTCCCCGGCCGGCTACACGGCGGCGCCGGGCGAGGCGGTCACGTACGTCGACGCGCACGACAACGAGATCCTCTACGACGCGCTGGCGTACAAGCTGCCGCAGGGGACCTCGGCGCAGGACCGGGCGCGGATGCAGGTGCTGGCGCTGGCCACCACCGCGCTCGGGCAGGGCACCGGGTTCGTGACGGCCGGCTCGGAGCGGCTGCGCTCGAAGTCGCTGGACCGCAACTCGTACAACTCCGGTGACTGGTTCAACCAGATCCGCTGGGACTGCGCCCAGGGCAACGGGTTCGGCGCCGGCCTGCCGCCGGAGCAGGACAACAAGGACAAGTGGCCGTACGCGAAGCCGCTGCTGGCCGATCCGAAGCTGGTGCCGGACTGCGCGGCGATCGAGTTGGCCGACGCCCGGTACGCGGAGCTGCTGCGGGTCCGGCGCTCCTCGCCGGTGTTCGGCCTGTCCACCGCCGAGCAGGTGCAGAAGCGGGTCGCGTTCCCGCTGTCCGGGGATAAGGAGACCCCGGGCGTGCTCACCATGACCCTGGACGCCCGCGGGCTGGACGGGAAGTGGAAGTCGGTGACGGTCGTCTTCAACGCCACCCCGGAGACGGCGAAGCAGACCGTGAGCGGTCTGCGCGGGGCGACCGTGGCGCTGCACCCGGTGCTGCGCGACTCGGCCGATCCGGCGCTGCGGACGGCCTCGTTCGACCGGGCCAAGGGCACGTTCACGGTGCCGGCGCGCAGCGTGGCGGTCTTCGTCCAGAGCTGA